The window GCACCCGGCAAAAGACTTAACGTTAGGCTTCCTGATCAGAAATATGGGACTGCCCATAAGCCGGTACGAAGAAGAAACACCAGAACTGCCCCTGGATGTACAGCTGGGAGCTTCTTTTAAGCCCGAGTTTATGCCGTTTCGCTTTTATGTGCAGGCGCATCATTTACAGTTGCCAAGACTTTACCAGGAAAGCAACAAAGAAGCCCCTGCTGTGTTTGGTAAAGTGATGCGGCATGTAACACTGGGAACAGAGTTAGTGGCCAGCCGCAACGTACACCTGAGATTTGGTTACAACTACCTGCGCAGGCAGGAGCTAAAGCTGCCACAGGCCTCCGGTGGCGCTGGTTTTTCGGCTGGTTTTATGCTGCAGAGCAGGCGTTTTCGCATAGATTACAGCCGTGCCTGGTACCATGCAGCAGGAGGCCGCCATCAGTTAAGCCTGATGTTCAACATGAAACAATTGCTTTAGCGCTCCTGGGGAGCGCAGTTTATAAGCTTACTTACAATTAATTATGCTAAACGAAAATTCATATCTCACACCCCGGCAGATTGTCGAAGAGCTTGATAAATATGTTATTGGCCAGAACGATGCCAAACGTAATGTTGCCATAGCCCTGCGTAACCGCTGGCGGCGCATGAATGTAACCTCCGAAATTCAGGGCGATATTGTGCCCAACAACATCTTGATGATAGGCGCAACAGGTGTTGGTAAAACAGAGATTGCCCGCCGCCTGGCCCGTATAGCCGATGCCCCCTTTACCAAAGTAGAGGCCTCTAAATTTACAGAGGTAGGCTATGTTGGCCGCGATGTGGAAAGTATGGTGCGCGACCTGGTAGACCAGTCGGTAAACCTGGTAAAGGCCCGCAAGCAGGAAGAAGTAAAAGAAAAGGCCGAGCGTATGGTAGAAGATACCATCCTGGACATTCTGATCCCGCCGGTAAAAGGTGTAGGCCGTACAAACACGTCAAGTGGTTTCTCACTGGAGCAGGACAATGATGATATACCACAAAGCGACGAAGAGCTGAACGAGCGTACGCGTGAGCGTTTCAGGGTAAAACTGCAGGCCGGAGAGCTCGATGACCGTAAAATTGAGATCAACATCAGGAAATCTGCAGGCTCCAATATGGGCATGGTAGGCGGCGGCATGATGGATGAGGTGAGCATGATGAACCTGCAGGAAATGCTCTCTAACATGATGCCCAAGAAAAGTAAAAAGCGAAAGGTAAGCATTGCCGAGGCACGTAAGCTGCTGGTAGAGGAAGAGGCTGCCAAACTTATCGATATGGATGAGGTAAAAGAAGAAGCCATCCGCAAAGCAGAGAACACCGGTATTATTTTCATTGATGAAATTGATAAGGTAGCTTCCAGCTCTGGTAGTGGCAAAGGCGGCGGACCTGATGTTAGCCGTGAAGGGGTGCAGCGTGATCTGCTTCCCATTGTAGAGGGCAGCACTGTTTCTACCAAGCATGGCGTGATCAATACAGACCACATCCTGTTTATTGCTGCAGGTGCCTTCCATGTGGCCAAGCCCAGCGATCTTATCCCTGAGCTACAGGGTCGTTTTCCGATCCGGGTAGAGCTGGAGAATCTCACTGAAGATGATTTCTACCACATACTCAAGGAACCAAAGAATGCGCTTACCAAGCAGTATACTGCCTTATTCCATTCTGAAGAAGTTAAGCTGGAGTTTCAGGATGAATCCCTTAGGGAGCTTGCCCGTATGGCTTTCAAGCTGAATTCTGAAGTGGAAAACATAGGTGCACGCCGACTGCATACCGTTATGAGCCAGCTGCTCAACGATTTTCTGTTCGATGTGCCAGACATCATAGGGCCAAATGCTCAAATTATGATTACGTCGGAAATGGTGCGGGAGCGCCTCACAAAACTGGTTCAGAATAAAGATTTAAGTCAGTATATTTTGTAACTTAAATGGGTACTTCTTTAAAAGAGAAGTACCCATTTTTTTTATTCCGGGCCTGGTATGGCTTAATTTTGATATAGATTTTGGGCTTGGCTGAGCGTAATGAAAATTTACATAACAGCTAAAGCCTGGCATCTGGCAGGTAAATTCTGGAAGCCAGCTATTACTTTCAGGGAGGCTCCTGCTACGAAAGAGAAAGATATATGCTATGGGCTAAACAGGAAGGTAACAAGGGGGGGCATTAATTTTATGGATAACATTGCTTATATCACCGGCACCAGCCGGGGCATTGGCCGGGCACTGGCCGAGGCTTTATTGGATGATGGCTGGTCTGTAACCGGCATCAGCCGGCAGAAAACACTGGAACATCCTGAGTATAAACACTTGGCTTTAGATATAAGCGCTCCCTGGCAGCAGTGGCTGCCACAGATATTTGCAAATCATCAGGAAGCTAGGCGGCTGCTGCTTATTAATAATGCGGCAACCCTGGGAGAGGTAGGCTATATGGGGCATATTGCTCCGGAAGCCGTGGCTGCTGCCATTGCCCTTAATGTTACCGCTCCTGCTTTGCTCATGAATGAGTTTATTAAATGCTATCCAAAGCAGCAGAAGCTGGTACTGAACATCAGCAGCGGGGCGGGGCAATATCCTGTGGATGGCTGGAGTATTTACTGCAGCAGCAAGGCTGCACTGGATATGCTCACTGAGGTAGGCGCCCATGAAACTGAGCTGATCAAAAGAAATAACCTGCAATTTTTTTCGGTATCGCCCGGGGTGGTAGATACCGGCATGCAGGAGCAGATCAGGCACACCGACAAGAAAGCTTTCAGCAGGGTGGTGTATTTTCAGCAATTGAAGAGTGGCAAGCGGCTGGCCGATCCGGCAGAGGTTGCCCGCCAGCTAATGATGCTTGTCAATCATCCAAAGGAATTTAAAGCAGTAAAGCAGGATGTACGGAAAATGGAATAAGCTAACCCTCTGCCGCTGCAATCCGTAAAAAGAGGGGTGAAGAATAATATCCTACTCATTTTTGCAATATGCTTTTTACTACCGCTGCTAAGCAGCCTTCAGGCACTTGGCCAGCAGCAGGATTCGCTTAGGCGGAAGGGCGATGTATTTTATTCCTATCCGCACAAATTTGCGGTTCGTTTGGTGTATCAGCAGCGGCAGCTGCCATTTATCCTGCAGCCCATTCCCGGCGAGGGCAGGGCAGTTTACCAGTCTAACAGCAGGAGAACCTTTGGGGTAGGAGGATCTCTTTTTGATGTTAGTTTTACACTCTCATTTATGCTTCCGGAATCACTGCAGCGTAACTCAAGCTATGGGGGTGATAATAAGCAGCGGGACCTGCGGTTAAATGCATTCCATAAACGATGGGGCCTGCAGCTCGACAGGCAAAACTATACCGGCTATTATCTTAATAACCTGCACGAGCTGGATACCGACAGTCAGGCAGGAGAAGAATTTCCTTTCTACAGGCAGGATTTGCAGGTGAAGCGCTTTGGAGCAGGTGTTTTTTACCTCTTTCAGCCCGATAAATTTTCTTATAGCGCAGCGCTGAATAATAAGAAGAAGCAGCATACCAGCGGAGGTACTTTTTTCCTGGAGCTCTATGGCGGTAGTTTATTGGTGGGCGGCGATTCTCTTTTGTTGCCACGCAGGTTTTTTGGTAATGCGGGCAGTGCAGGCAGAGTGGAAGAGGTAAATGTCTACCATGGATCAATGATGTCGGGTTACGCCCACACCTTTGTACTGGGAAGATTTTACCTGATGGGCAGCCTGGCAATTGGTCCGGAAATACAGAGAAGAAATGTTTTACAGGAAAACAACCAGGCTGATGTGCAATGGTCGGCAGAGGGGCGTATGCAAATACAGGCAGCAGTTGGTTATGATGACCACACCTATTTCTGCAATATTGCCTATAACAGTGAACTGCAGCAATACGAGGTGAATAATTTAGGGGTGAGCGTTAACACCAACGGATTCAGGCTGCTGGTAGGCCGCAGGTTCGATGAGTTTGGTTTTATGACCCGTTTCCGCAAATGGGGCTTTTATCGCAAGCTTAGAGGACAGGAGTAGTGCGAGTTGCAATCTTTTTTGAATGTTGAATAAAAGAATAAAGCAAGTGCAGCTACTGCCTGCTTACAGGTTCTTTGGAAACTGGTAGGTTTCAAACTGTGCTTCGTTTGCTTCGGCTTCTTCCCAGCTCTTTATATCGAAACTAAAGGCAGCAAACCCGCTGGTGGGTATGTTTTCAGTTTCAAATTCTTTACACAGGCTGTTGGCAAATTCAGTTAAGCCAGGGTTGTGCCCCACCAGCATCAGCCGGTCAATTTTATTATCACAGCTTTGCACCAGGTCCCACAAGGTTTCTGTGCTGGCATGGTACAGACTACTTTCGAACCGGAGTACTTCTGCGGGCAGCTGCCAGGCTTCCATTACAGGCTCAATAGTGGCCCTGGTGCGTGCAGAATCGCTGCAAAGGATCAGCTGAGGCGGCTTGAGATTGGCCTGAAGCCATTTTCCCATTTTGGGAGCATCATTTTTGCCGCGTTTATTTAGAGGGCGTTCGTTGTCTGGCAGTGATTCATCATCCCAGCTGGATTTGGCGTGCCGTAAGAGGTAAAGCGTTTTCATAGGGTTATCAGGGTTCGACCTTGGTACTAATTAACAAAAAAAGCACACGCTTGTGTAGTAGCGTGTGCTTTAAAAAATAAATCTTTAGCAGAAATTTTATTTAATGCTTATTCCTGCACATTGGCAGTTGCATCAACTTCTTTTTGCTTTTCCTTGTCTATTACGTTCAGGCTGCGGGTTTTACCAAAGAGCTCAATAGACTTTTTGTTATAAGCCAGTGCTGCTTCTTCGGGGGTGTCATACAGGCCAAGGTTGTAGCGTTTGCCATCTTTGTAGATTACGGCACGGTACTTCTGGTTGTCTTTTACAATACCACGGTAGCCAAGTGGATTATCTGTTTTGCGGGTATTGCGTGTAACATGACTAAAGGTAGTCCATTCCAGGTTTTTAACACGACAATCCAGTCTGTCGCCATTTTTAAGAATTACAAAAAGGCGTTTAGTTGTTTCCGGCTTGTCTACAAATTTCTCTGCTACAAGTTTATGCAGGTAAATGGTTTCGTTCCGGTAAGAGCCATCTTTGTTTAGCCAGTTTTTCTGGAAAAAGGCATAGCCGCTTGAGTGCAGGCGCAGGTGCTTCAGGAAACCTACGGTGTTAAGGTATTCATTGTTGGTGATGTACTCATAGGTTTTGTCATCAACAATAGCTGTCTTGTCAGAATTCTTGAGTTTCAGTCTGTATAACATAGGGTTACAGAAAAATGATGTGTCTAATGATTTTTTCTATTTGGCTATAGAGGAATAAATCAGATAAGCTTTATTCCTATAAGAGAATCCTTGCTGCAAGGTGTATACGGAAATTGTTAACAGTTTGTTAACATAGTCTCATAGTATTTAATGTTGCAACAAAGCATTACGGCAAATAGAAGTCAAAATCTATGCCATTCATGCACAAGAAGTGTCCCTGAGGGCATTTGTTATACCCAATCTTTGAGCAGGGCCTGCAGGAAAGCCCTTTTTTTTCAAATACAGTAAACTGGGTACGGTAGGGATACATTCCAAATTCTGGAATAGTATTCCCCCAAATGGAAAAAATAGTCTTCTTGAAGGCGGCTGCAATGTGCATTAGGCCTGTATCGTGGGTAAAAATATATTTTGCCTGCTTTACCAGTGATGCGCTCTGGTTTAGGTTAAATTTTCCGCAAGCATTAAAAATTACAGTTCTTTTGTTTAGCTCTTTTAATCCCGCTTCATAAGGCTCAGAACTCTGCTGCTGCCTAAAAAAGTTCTCTATCTGTTCACCATTGGCAGCATCTTCTTTCCCTCCTAATAAAATAACAGGCTTATTAATTTTATCGCAGAGCTCGATCATACGGGGGAGGGGCAGTTTTTTAGTGTTATGCTGGGCGCCAATGGCATAGGCCACGTAGCCACTCCGGTGGGCTTCGGGCAGCCATTCCAACGGAACTTCATCCTGCTCCGGAATAAAATAATCCAGCCCCAGTTCATCGCCCTTTACACCAAGGGGAGCTACAGTTTCCAGGTTACGATCTACAATATGCACATTAGGCAGACGGTTAATTTTAAAATTAACCATCATCCATTTTTCAAAATTCAGCTTATCGAAGCTGTAGGACTTTACCCCCAGCCGTTGTTTGATGATGGCCGTGCGCAGGTTGTGGTGAAGGTCGATTACATAATCAAAACGTTCCTGCCTGAGCTCCTGCACCAGGCTGTTGAGCTTATCCTCCAGCAGGTGCAATTTGTCGATATAAGGGTTTGCCTTCAACATACCGGCAAAGCCTTTTTTGGTGCAGTAGTGCACCTGCGCATCTGGCAGCTGTGTTTTTAATACCCGTACTACGGGAGTCGTCAGCACAATATCACCAATAGAAGAAAATCGTATTACGAGTATTTTCATATTTGTTGCAGCGCTTTTTGTTTACGTTGCTCAAAATGTTTGGCTACCACCTCGAGTGGTTGCGCATTAAAACAACGTTCTGCTGTTAATCCTCCTTTTCTGCCTGCCAGCATGCCAAAATACATATCATGATAGCCGGCGGTTTCATGTGCATCCGGGTTTACGCTAATCCATACACCCTTTTCAAGTGCATAGCTTACCCAGCGCCAGTCCATATCCAGCCGCCAGGGGTTTGCATTTATTTCTATGATCACCCCATGTTCGGCACAGGCATCTATTACCGCCTTGTGGTCTATGGGATAACCTGCCCTGCGCAGTAAAAGTCTGCCGGTGGGGTGGCCTAAAATGGTGGTAAAGGGATTGGCAATAGCGGTAAGTAACCTGTCGGTAGCTTTCTGCAGGCTCATGTTCAGGTTACCATGAATGGAGGCAACAATAAAATCGAACTCTGCCAGCTGGTCGGCCGGATAATCCAGGCTGCCATCGGCAAGTATGTCGCTCTCTATGCCTTTAAAAATTTTGAAAGGCGCCATCTCCTGGTTCAGGGCATCAATTTCCTTATGTTGCTGCCGTACCCGCTCAATCTGCAGTCCGCCTGCATAAAAGGCAGCCTGGCTGTGGTCAGACATGCCAACATACTGAAAACCCAGCTCCCGGCAATAGGCGGCCATTTCTTTTAAAGTATTTTTGCCATCGCTGTAAGTGCTGTGGTTGTGGAGGATGCCCTTAAAATCTGTATATTCAATTAACCTCGGTAAATTATCAGCTGCGGCAAGTGCCAGCTCACCCCTGCCTTCGCGCAGCTCGGGTGCTACCCATGCCAGGCCAGCCTCCTGGTAAATGGCTTCTTCTGTCTCATAACTTTTGGCTCTGGCCAGCTGCATCATTGTGCCTCCGTTTTCCAAAGTAGTACCCAGGTGTGCATCGGAGCCGGTAAGCACCAGAAGAGTGCTGGCAAAATGGGCCGGTGCTGCCACATGCACCTCTACCGGCAGCTGTGTTTCCTGCAGTTTGCCCCGCCAGGCATAAGGCCCGCAGCAGGAGTTTTCTGCCTTCAGCTCATCCATGCTGTTAAGTACTTCCCATACTGCTGCGGCATCAACATGGCTTACTAGCAGACACAGGCTGGTAATGATTTCCATGCAACGGCGCATCTCACCAGCCCAGGCTACCTGCGGGAACTGCTTTTGCAGCTGCTCCTTTAGCCTTTCCGCAATGGGAAGGCAATCGGCATAGCGCAGGCGGCCCTGGTTTTCCTTTGCGAAGAGAAGGGCCTCTTTAATGGTGTCCTGCGTTTTGGCACCAAAGCCTTTTACTTTAGCCAGTTTGTTTTCCTCACAGGCCTGCAGCAGCGCCTCCGGATCTTCTATGCCTACTTCCTGCCAGATCTGCTGTACTTTTTTTGGCCCCAGCCCTTTTATGTTCAGCATGCGCAGCACGCCCTCCGGGGTTTTAGCCAGCAGCTCTTCCAGTAGTGTGAAAGTACCTGTTTCCAGAATTTCCTGAATATTGCTGGCAATGCTTTTGCCAATGCCCTGCAGGTTACTGATCTCCGCCGCTGGCATCTGGTATAGCGCCTGCTCCAGGCGCTCCAGCGGGAATACAGCATTTGTGTAGGAACGTATTTTAAATTGATTTTCTCCGTGCAACTCCAGTAAGGTGGCTGCTAGCCGTAACTGGCGGATGATGGTTTTATTATCTGTTTTTTCCAAGACTAAGCCCTCTGATCGTAAAAAATGCTCTTTAACAAAGGTACAACCTAAGCAGTGAATTAGGGAGCCTGGCCCTGTTTTTTACCAGAGCAGCTGAGAAAGTGAATTAATATTGTCAAAATTATGTAAAATAGTATCCTATTGTTGTGCTAATACTCTCTAATCTGTGTTAACTTAATAAGAAAGAGCGAGGGAGTTTTAAGAATAAATTATGAAGTTAATATATACCTACCTTCTGAGTTTTATGGTGCTGATGCTTTTGGGATCTGCTGTGCAGGCCCAGATTAAGCAGCCAGCCAGGCTCGAGCTGGAGCTAAAGCGCGAAACCGATGAGTATTTTGTAATTCCCGCAGGTACAGACGGAATTTTTGTTCATCAGCGCAATGTAAAAGAAAGCACCTTCAGCAAAAATATTTATGACCTTTACCTGTATGATACTACTCTTACCGAACGCTGGAAAAGTCGTTTGGAACTGGGTACACAAGCCGTTTACCGGGGCTGGGAGTATCGCAAGGGTAAGGTTTTTCTCCTTTTTTCAGAACCCAAAAACCGCTCTGTAGATTTTCTGTTGTATACAATCGATACCGAGACCAGCTTTATCAGGGGCTATACCATCAAAAACGATCTTCAGATTGATCTGACAGAATTTACAGCCCTTGAAGACCTGGTGTTGCTTGGAGGGTATGTTAATTACCGGCCGGCTGTTTTTGCTTACGATTTAACCACAGAACATTTTAAAGTACTTCCCGGTCTGTATCTCAACAACAGCGAACTGCTGGAGTTAAAGGTAACGCCCGAACAGAAAACCTTTACTGTTCTTTACTCAGATCAGACCCCGGATAAACAACAGACTGTTGGCTCTAAAACTTTTAATGAAAAAGGCGAGCTGCTCTTTGAGTACAAGTTAAAGCCCGATAAAGAGCATTATCTGCTCTACGGCCGCACCACTTCCTTTGGCGACGATGCTGTGTATATTGCCGGCACCTATGCCAACAGCAACTCAAAATACAGCAGGGGGATTTATATGGCCAGGGTAGCACCCGATGGCACCCAAAAGATTAACTACTACAACTACGGTGAGCTTACCAACTTCTTCTCCTATATGAAAGATAAGCGCCAGAAACGCATCAAGGATAAGGTGAGCAGGCGCATGGCACAGGGTAAGAAGGTGAAATTTAATTACCGCCTGCTGGTGCATGATGTGGTGGAAAGCAATGGCAACCACGTATTGCTGGCTGAGGCTTACTATCCAAAATACCAGAACAGTTCTGCCGGAGGTACCTACTTCAGGGAATTCAGGCGGTCAGGAATATCTACTTATCCAAACCAGTATCTGGAGGGCTATAAATATACGCATGCCGTGCTGGTTGGCTTTAATAACGATGGTAAGCTGCTCTGGGATAACAGCTTTGAAATTAACGAGGTGTTTAGCCCGCAGCTGGATAAACTTGTGCATGTATTGCCAGATAAGGATTATACAGTACTGCTCTATACTTTTGAAGATGCCATCCGCACAAAAATCATCAAAAATGATAAGGTACTGGAAGGTAAGCAGGAAGAAAAGCTGGCGTTGACAAACGAAAATGATCAGATCTCAAAGCTGGACCAGGAAGAAGCTACTCTTTTGCCATGGTATGGTCCTTATTTCTTTGCTTATGGCACACAGCGTATTAAAAATATATCGAAAGATACTGGTGCCACCAGCCGCAAAGTGTTCTTTATCAATAAAATAGTATATCAGCCCGACCCTACGCTGCTGGAAAACGCACGCAGCGATGCCCGGCCTGCGGTTGATAAATAAAGTTAAACCACATCCAATTAGGAGAGGGGCTTCTGCAGAGCCCCTTTTTTTATATATTTGCCAAAGCGCTGAAGGCATCAACAGGCATATATGCAAACACGAATTTTAATGGAAGGCGAGAGGCTCAATATAACCCTTCGCCGGCTGTGTGAGCAGCTCATCGAAAATCATGGAAATTTTTCAGACTCCTGTATTCTTGGTTTGCAACCCCGGGGCACGCTGCTGGCACACCGCATTCATCACAGGCTGCAGGATAAAACAGGCTTGAACATTCCTTACGGAGAGCTTGATGCTACTTTTTTTCGGGATGATTTTCGCAGAAGAGAAAAGCCTCTGAAGGCCAATGCCACGCATGTACCCTTTATCATAGAAGATAAAAAAGTTATACTGATAGATGATGTACTCTATACCGGCCGCAGCGTACGGGCAGCCCTGGATGCCATGACCGCCTTTGGCCGTCCCAGTAAGGTAGAGCTGCTGGTGCTCATAAACCGTCGCTATGCCCGCGACCTGCCCATAGAGCCAGTGTACGTGGGGAGCCATGTGAATACCCTCAGCAGCCAGAAAGTGCTGGTAGAGTGGCAGGAAGAAACTGCCGCGCCGGACCGCGCCGGGCATAACAGAGTATCATTAATAGAAATTGCCTGATCATGCAGCAGCAACTAAGTGTTAAGCACCTGTTAGGAATTAAAAACCTCACGGCCGATGATGTACGGCTGATACTTGAAACTACTGATGATTTTAAGGAGGTAATTAACCGGCCCATCAAAAAAGTGCCTTCCCTGCGCGACATTACCGTAGCCAACGTATTTTTCGAAAACTCAACCCGCACCCGCTTAAGCTTTGAGCTGGCAGAAAAAAGGCTTTCTGCTGATATCGTTAATTTTGCTGCTTCCAACAGTTCGGTAAAAAAGGGAGAAACCCTGCTGGATACCGTTAACAACATCTTGTCGATGAAGGTAGACATGATTGTAATGCGTCACAGCAGCCCGGGA of the Flammeovirgaceae bacterium 311 genome contains:
- the hslU gene encoding ATP-dependent protease ATP-binding subunit HslU (COG1220 ATP-dependent protease HslVU (ClpYQ), ATPase subunit) → MLNENSYLTPRQIVEELDKYVIGQNDAKRNVAIALRNRWRRMNVTSEIQGDIVPNNILMIGATGVGKTEIARRLARIADAPFTKVEASKFTEVGYVGRDVESMVRDLVDQSVNLVKARKQEEVKEKAERMVEDTILDILIPPVKGVGRTNTSSGFSLEQDNDDIPQSDEELNERTRERFRVKLQAGELDDRKIEINIRKSAGSNMGMVGGGMMDEVSMMNLQEMLSNMMPKKSKKRKVSIAEARKLLVEEEAAKLIDMDEVKEEAIRKAENTGIIFIDEIDKVASSSGSGKGGGPDVSREGVQRDLLPIVEGSTVSTKHGVINTDHILFIAAGAFHVAKPSDLIPELQGRFPIRVELENLTEDDFYHILKEPKNALTKQYTALFHSEEVKLEFQDESLRELARMAFKLNSEVENIGARRLHTVMSQLLNDFLFDVPDIIGPNAQIMITSEMVRERLTKLVQNKDLSQYIL
- a CDS encoding short-chain dehydrogenase/reductase sdr (COG1028 Dehydrogenases with different specificities (related to short-chain alcohol dehydrogenases)); this encodes MKIYITAKAWHLAGKFWKPAITFREAPATKEKDICYGLNRKVTRGGINFMDNIAYITGTSRGIGRALAEALLDDGWSVTGISRQKTLEHPEYKHLALDISAPWQQWLPQIFANHQEARRLLLINNAATLGEVGYMGHIAPEAVAAAIALNVTAPALLMNEFIKCYPKQQKLVLNISSGAGQYPVDGWSIYCSSKAALDMLTEVGAHETELIKRNNLQFFSVSPGVVDTGMQEQIRHTDKKAFSRVVYFQQLKSGKRLADPAEVARQLMMLVNHPKEFKAVKQDVRKME
- a CDS encoding phosphohistidine phosphatase, sixa (COG2062 Phosphohistidine phosphatase SixA), producing MKTLYLLRHAKSSWDDESLPDNERPLNKRGKNDAPKMGKWLQANLKPPQLILCSDSARTRATIEPVMEAWQLPAEVLRFESSLYHASTETLWDLVQSCDNKIDRLMLVGHNPGLTEFANSLCKEFETENIPTSGFAAFSFDIKSWEEAEANEAQFETYQFPKNL
- a CDS encoding Pathogenesis-related transcriptional factor and ERF protein (COG0481 Membrane GTPase LepA), producing the protein MLYRLKLKNSDKTAIVDDKTYEYITNNEYLNTVGFLKHLRLHSSGYAFFQKNWLNKDGSYRNETIYLHKLVAEKFVDKPETTKRLFVILKNGDRLDCRVKNLEWTTFSHVTRNTRKTDNPLGYRGIVKDNQKYRAVIYKDGKRYNLGLYDTPEEAALAYNKKSIELFGKTRSLNVIDKEKQKEVDATANVQE
- a CDS encoding glycosyl transferase family protein (COG0859 ADP-heptose:LPS heptosyltransferase), which produces MKILVIRFSSIGDIVLTTPVVRVLKTQLPDAQVHYCTKKGFAGMLKANPYIDKLHLLEDKLNSLVQELRQERFDYVIDLHHNLRTAIIKQRLGVKSYSFDKLNFEKWMMVNFKINRLPNVHIVDRNLETVAPLGVKGDELGLDYFIPEQDEVPLEWLPEAHRSGYVAYAIGAQHNTKKLPLPRMIELCDKINKPVILLGGKEDAANGEQIENFFRQQQSSEPYEAGLKELNKRTVIFNACGKFNLNQSASLVKQAKYIFTHDTGLMHIAAAFKKTIFSIWGNTIPEFGMYPYRTQFTVFEKKGLSCRPCSKIGYNKCPQGHFLCMNGIDFDFYLP
- a CDS encoding PHP family phosphohydrolase, histidinol phosphatase (COG1796 DNA polymerase IV (family X)) codes for the protein MEKTDNKTIIRQLRLAATLLELHGENQFKIRSYTNAVFPLERLEQALYQMPAAEISNLQGIGKSIASNIQEILETGTFTLLEELLAKTPEGVLRMLNIKGLGPKKVQQIWQEVGIEDPEALLQACEENKLAKVKGFGAKTQDTIKEALLFAKENQGRLRYADCLPIAERLKEQLQKQFPQVAWAGEMRRCMEIITSLCLLVSHVDAAAVWEVLNSMDELKAENSCCGPYAWRGKLQETQLPVEVHVAAPAHFASTLLVLTGSDAHLGTTLENGGTMMQLARAKSYETEEAIYQEAGLAWVAPELREGRGELALAAADNLPRLIEYTDFKGILHNHSTYSDGKNTLKEMAAYCRELGFQYVGMSDHSQAAFYAGGLQIERVRQQHKEIDALNQEMAPFKIFKGIESDILADGSLDYPADQLAEFDFIVASIHGNLNMSLQKATDRLLTAIANPFTTILGHPTGRLLLRRAGYPIDHKAVIDACAEHGVIIEINANPWRLDMDWRWVSYALEKGVWISVNPDAHETAGYHDMYFGMLAGRKGGLTAERCFNAQPLEVVAKHFEQRKQKALQQI
- a CDS encoding uracil phosphoribosyltransferase (COG2065 Pyrimidine operon attenuation protein/uracil phosphoribosyltransferase), with translation MEGERLNITLRRLCEQLIENHGNFSDSCILGLQPRGTLLAHRIHHRLQDKTGLNIPYGELDATFFRDDFRRREKPLKANATHVPFIIEDKKVILIDDVLYTGRSVRAALDAMTAFGRPSKVELLVLINRRYARDLPIEPVYVGSHVNTLSSQKVLVEWQEETAAPDRAGHNRVSLIEIA